From one Maribacter dokdonensis DSW-8 genomic stretch:
- a CDS encoding FG-GAP-like repeat-containing protein: MEFYLQKRIKLGFVGCVIIVLFSGIGLNAQTSFTESAAAFGLDLGQRKDGGHAWSDFDNDGDLDVLVLENNNNANVKSFLMRNNGNNTFTNVQSILAPGMLGDYAERQAVWGDVNNDGRPDFMINSSGNSNARQAIQIFIQNTDGTFGDGIGGYNPITIGRSGSTIVVPAVNSEGVGFFDFEGDGDLDVFFDNHDMGIELLRNNFIDHTNHTVANPAPNALFTHITTGNGSGVTEFGLNQFATDGDYGTAADVNDDGWVDIFMRKRDENDFFLNQGGSFSNGADLGQAANNNKGGNGLWDLDNDGDLDAVWTENGLTQIHRNDGGGVFTPLGAASFPGLPQPGNVNNGSSGARIDALSGGDIDNDGDIDIILVGNSRSYLYINQLNSPTPAPGVIGSGAAMNFALDAEQFNSGRDGEGTTMVDVDDDGDLDIYININNSANQLYINNLPAANRNNHLLIDVTEDRGANGNTGGFLGRVAIGTNVLIRDCSGNIISGLRQVNGVYGHGTQQPEEVHFGLPLGENETYIIEVHYPNFYDSSDPSGYSRLVATAIAQPSTIAGTNHYTLTTTDAELIENPNAPEANNDQEQVSYGNNISVQIDLFANDSDADGDDFSVESITQPSVGSVVIDDADNGLVTFTYNEATPFPGETTFDYTITDSTNSLCPSLGKSDTATVRIFEPCTDPTGIDTDGDGINDVCDLDNDNDGILDVDECNISAVLVDNGDFGYWIFNAPGWTGSGNQWNMDTNRAWFPQWNGTGTASFYQTINVVPGVENTITFDLGADNSYGREVTLNVLIGGQVEFTETSNQIVSANGGRAQNNNETLNMSTRTFSFIPTSNSIELRFNGISSATNHDRMYVDNVVLSTGCGDTDGDGIVDIYDLDSDGDGCFDALEGSESLNFSDLNGDGSISGEVDSNGVPLTANGGQGLGSSNDYTVTADECDDDGDGVNNANDKCPYFDDAIDSDNDGVPDGCDNDDDNDGISDCDESLESVSSQFAWTLNSPSGNLNMDATYASETNDWVLENTDAMILNTSIFNVNGSNIEIRPITAVDKEEAIINEDYIEVSFTTGSEVSSFELSGITSGWYQPYRGDSYYSSAVFTRAGSNAWTTLSTDVFHTDNGSNYATFQHLDIGSVYLEANTEYTFRFYVYGQINDSSENYSIIDDIHFNFIACRSGNLDGDAYPNHLDDDSDGDGCNDADEAYANTSSDADGNGMYGSGIPTVNESGLVTAASYSEPIDGDNNGNYDFLQVGQAPVISDQPEDANACPGGSASFSVSSSAGDMYLWQEIISGTWINISEGGKYSGTDTNTLTITNTSLSDHNNRYRVVISNPAYVCENTTSEEAVLIVQVPIANAGSDQTICDGESATLTASATGGSGSGFTYEWSTGATTPSITVSPSGNTSGNVMVNYTVTVTDSSGCTDTDEVTVTVEPTPTITVTSSPSCNFRLFQPTTYSFEVTVSGGTVTATDGTVTNVSGDVWRIADIPDGTDVVVTSTQGNCSRDLTVTAPNCVCPVVDPPTSDGNKEYCQGDTVPEISASTSGGTETIDWYDASSGGNLLQNNSLTYQPSSAGTYYAEARNTSTGCVSGTRTAVTIIENSPPLANAGSNQTICDGESATLSATATGGSGSGYSYVWSTGETTPTITVTPTGNPNSNTTTTYTVTVTDANGCSDTDTVNVTVYSNPTVTISTDNASCGIDNGAITFNFPDHPNRTGIKFSIDDGANYTSAADNSGSYTFSNLPAGTYPLWVRWGNNACPVSLGDYDINTTPEVMVVTQPVDRTVLTGENAQFTANVTNADTYQWQVSVDGVNYVNLVDDSEHSGTQTLTLNVLNVPKEKEGYSYRLLASNSGTSCTETPSNAALLFVNVRTVITNKRITYRIKPN, translated from the coding sequence ATGGAATTTTATCTACAAAAAAGGATAAAATTAGGGTTTGTTGGTTGTGTAATTATTGTTTTATTTTCGGGTATTGGACTAAATGCACAAACGAGCTTTACAGAAAGCGCGGCTGCTTTTGGCCTAGATTTAGGACAAAGAAAAGATGGTGGGCACGCTTGGTCAGATTTTGATAATGACGGTGATTTAGATGTACTCGTTCTCGAAAATAATAATAATGCCAACGTAAAAAGTTTCTTAATGCGCAACAATGGTAACAATACGTTTACCAATGTGCAATCAATTTTGGCACCCGGCATGTTAGGGGATTATGCCGAAAGACAAGCAGTTTGGGGAGATGTCAATAATGATGGCAGACCAGATTTCATGATAAATTCATCTGGTAATAGTAATGCCAGACAGGCTATTCAAATTTTTATTCAAAATACAGACGGTACATTCGGTGACGGTATTGGGGGGTACAACCCAATAACCATAGGTAGATCGGGTTCAACAATAGTAGTACCTGCAGTAAATTCAGAAGGCGTTGGTTTTTTTGATTTTGAAGGTGATGGTGATTTAGACGTTTTTTTTGATAATCATGATATGGGTATTGAGTTGTTGCGAAATAACTTTATTGACCATACAAATCATACTGTTGCAAACCCGGCACCAAATGCCTTGTTCACTCATATTACGACCGGTAACGGTAGTGGCGTAACTGAATTTGGTCTAAACCAATTTGCCACGGATGGGGATTATGGTACCGCAGCCGATGTAAATGATGATGGTTGGGTTGATATTTTCATGCGTAAACGAGATGAAAATGACTTTTTCTTAAATCAAGGTGGCTCATTTTCAAATGGAGCAGATCTAGGTCAGGCGGCCAACAATAATAAAGGGGGTAATGGATTATGGGATTTGGATAACGACGGTGATCTAGATGCGGTATGGACAGAGAATGGCCTTACGCAAATACATAGAAATGATGGGGGAGGGGTATTTACTCCTTTAGGAGCAGCTTCTTTTCCAGGGTTACCACAACCGGGTAATGTAAACAATGGTAGTTCAGGCGCTCGTATAGATGCTTTGTCAGGTGGAGATATAGATAATGATGGTGATATAGATATTATTTTAGTAGGTAACAGTAGAAGTTATTTGTACATCAATCAATTGAATAGTCCAACTCCCGCTCCAGGTGTAATTGGTAGTGGTGCGGCAATGAATTTTGCACTAGATGCTGAACAATTTAACTCAGGAAGAGACGGTGAAGGTACTACAATGGTTGATGTAGATGATGACGGTGATCTGGATATTTACATTAATATAAACAATAGTGCTAACCAATTATATATTAATAATTTACCGGCAGCCAATAGAAATAATCATCTATTGATAGATGTTACCGAAGATAGAGGTGCTAATGGTAATACAGGCGGTTTTTTAGGGAGGGTAGCCATTGGTACAAATGTGTTGATCAGAGATTGTTCGGGAAATATTATTAGTGGATTAAGACAAGTAAATGGAGTCTATGGTCATGGTACCCAACAACCGGAAGAAGTACATTTTGGTTTGCCTTTAGGTGAGAATGAAACTTATATTATAGAAGTTCATTATCCAAATTTTTATGATTCATCTGATCCTAGTGGCTATTCCAGATTAGTGGCTACTGCTATTGCGCAGCCAAGTACTATCGCAGGAACAAATCACTATACATTGACCACTACAGATGCTGAACTAATTGAAAATCCTAATGCCCCTGAGGCAAATAATGATCAAGAACAAGTATCATATGGAAATAATATATCGGTTCAGATAGATCTATTTGCAAACGATTCTGATGCTGACGGAGATGATTTTTCTGTTGAAAGTATTACTCAACCATCAGTGGGTTCTGTGGTTATAGATGATGCGGATAATGGCTTGGTAACATTTACGTATAATGAAGCAACACCTTTTCCCGGCGAAACTACTTTTGACTACACCATAACAGACTCTACCAATTCTCTTTGTCCCTCATTAGGAAAAAGTGATACGGCAACAGTACGGATCTTTGAGCCGTGTACGGACCCTACGGGTATAGATACTGATGGTGACGGTATTAATGATGTTTGTGATCTAGATAATGATAACGACGGTATTTTAGATGTCGATGAATGTAACATATCGGCCGTATTGGTTGATAATGGCGATTTTGGATATTGGATTTTCAATGCTCCGGGATGGACAGGAAGCGGTAATCAATGGAATATGGACACCAATAGGGCTTGGTTTCCTCAATGGAACGGTACGGGTACTGCCAGTTTTTATCAGACTATAAATGTAGTGCCAGGTGTTGAGAATACTATCACCTTTGACTTAGGAGCTGACAACAGTTATGGTCGCGAAGTTACCTTGAATGTCTTAATAGGTGGGCAGGTTGAATTTACCGAAACTTCCAATCAAATAGTTTCAGCAAACGGAGGGAGGGCGCAAAATAATAATGAAACCTTGAACATGTCAACAAGGACATTTTCATTCATTCCAACTTCTAATAGTATAGAACTAAGGTTTAATGGTATTTCATCTGCTACAAATCATGATAGAATGTATGTGGATAATGTAGTTCTTTCAACAGGTTGTGGTGATACCGATGGTGATGGTATTGTGGATATTTACGATTTGGACAGTGATGGAGATGGTTGTTTTGATGCTTTGGAAGGTAGCGAGAGTTTAAATTTTTCAGATTTAAATGGCGATGGAAGTATTTCAGGAGAGGTAGATAGTAATGGTGTTCCTCTGACGGCAAATGGTGGGCAAGGTTTAGGTAGTAGTAATGATTATACGGTAACAGCAGATGAATGTGATGATGATGGTGATGGTGTGAACAATGCAAATGATAAATGTCCTTATTTTGATGATGCCATTGATAGTGATAATGATGGCGTTCCCGACGGATGTGATAACGATGATGATAATGATGGCATATCCGATTGTGACGAGTCTTTAGAAAGTGTTTCTAGTCAGTTTGCATGGACATTAAACTCACCTTCCGGAAATTTAAATATGGATGCTACCTACGCTTCGGAAACAAATGATTGGGTTTTGGAGAATACAGATGCCATGATATTGAATACGTCTATATTTAATGTAAATGGAAGTAATATAGAAATACGGCCAATAACGGCAGTTGATAAAGAAGAGGCAATAATAAATGAAGATTATATAGAGGTTTCTTTTACTACTGGTTCTGAGGTATCCTCGTTTGAATTGAGCGGAATTACTTCTGGTTGGTATCAACCTTACAGGGGAGATTCCTATTATTCATCAGCGGTATTTACAAGAGCAGGTTCTAACGCGTGGACTACCCTTTCTACAGATGTTTTTCATACGGATAATGGTAGTAATTACGCCACATTTCAACATTTGGATATAGGGTCTGTTTATTTAGAGGCAAATACAGAATATACCTTTAGATTTTATGTCTATGGTCAAATTAATGATTCATCAGAAAACTACTCTATTATAGACGACATTCATTTTAATTTTATTGCATGTAGGTCTGGTAATTTAGATGGCGATGCATACCCAAATCATTTGGATGATGACAGTGACGGCGATGGGTGTAATGACGCAGATGAAGCCTATGCAAATACATCATCCGATGCAGATGGCAATGGTATGTATGGTTCAGGTATACCCACGGTAAATGAAAGTGGATTGGTAACGGCTGCTTCATATAGTGAACCTATTGACGGTGATAATAATGGTAATTATGATTTTTTACAGGTTGGGCAAGCACCTGTAATATCGGATCAACCAGAAGATGCCAATGCTTGTCCAGGTGGATCGGCTTCATTTAGTGTGAGCAGTTCGGCAGGAGATATGTATCTATGGCAAGAAATTATTAGCGGTACTTGGATTAATATCTCTGAAGGAGGAAAATATAGCGGTACCGATACAAATACCTTAACAATAACAAACACTTCGCTATCAGATCATAATAATAGATATAGGGTCGTGATATCTAATCCGGCTTATGTATGTGAAAATACTACATCAGAAGAAGCGGTGCTAATTGTTCAAGTGCCGATAGCAAATGCTGGTTCAGATCAGACCATATGTGATGGCGAATCCGCAACATTAACAGCTTCGGCTACTGGAGGAAGTGGTAGTGGTTTTACATATGAGTGGAGCACAGGCGCAACAACTCCAAGTATCACCGTTTCACCTTCAGGAAATACTAGTGGAAATGTAATGGTCAATTATACGGTTACCGTTACAGATAGTAGTGGATGTACAGATACAGATGAGGTCACCGTTACTGTTGAGCCTACACCTACCATCACGGTTACGAGCTCACCAAGTTGTAATTTTAGATTGTTTCAACCAACAACCTACTCTTTTGAAGTTACCGTTAGCGGTGGTACGGTAACTGCCACAGATGGTACGGTAACCAACGTTTCGGGTGATGTTTGGAGAATAGCAGATATTCCCGATGGTACAGATGTGGTTGTGACTTCAACACAAGGTAATTGTAGCAGAGATTTAACAGTAACGGCACCAAACTGTGTTTGTCCGGTAGTAGATCCTCCTACTAGTGACGGTAATAAAGAATATTGTCAAGGAGATACAGTACCTGAAATTTCTGCAAGTACGAGTGGAGGTACAGAAACTATAGACTGGTATGATGCTTCTTCAGGAGGTAACTTACTTCAAAATAATAGTTTAACATATCAGCCGTCTTCGGCAGGAACGTACTATGCCGAAGCGAGAAATACTTCTACAGGTTGTGTTAGTGGTACTAGAACAGCTGTAACAATTATCGAAAATTCACCTCCTTTGGCTAATGCTGGTTCAAATCAAACCATTTGTGACGGTGAGTCCGCAACATTATCAGCCACGGCAACTGGTGGTAGTGGTTCTGGCTACTCTTATGTTTGGAGCACCGGGGAAACAACACCTACAATAACTGTAACTCCGACAGGCAATCCAAATTCAAATACTACAACAACGTATACCGTAACCGTAACAGATGCTAATGGATGTAGTGATACCGATACTGTTAACGTTACTGTTTATTCTAATCCAACCGTAACCATAAGTACTGATAATGCTTCTTGCGGAATAGATAATGGGGCAATTACCTTTAATTTTCCAGA